In Gemmatimonadota bacterium, the DNA window CCGTCAACGGCTGCTGAGCGGTTAATGGAAGAAGGGCAGATGCCCCTGCAGCAAATTCCTCAACCTTTGACCTTTCCGGAAACCACACCCACTGAAGGAACAACCCAAACAGCACCGGCCGATACCGGCAGTACCACGCCATAGATTTTGTGCCGAAGTGGTGGAATTGGTAGACACGCTGTCTTGAGGGGGCAGTACTCGAAAGGGTGTAGGGGTTCGAATCCCCTCTTCGGCACCACATAAAAGCAAGGGCTTGTGATATGGATCGCAAGCCCTTTTTCTGTCGATAGGAGTAAGATGCCATGTGTAGGCATATCCTCGCCTTGCTATTCATCGTGCTTCTGATCCAACCCCTTCGGGCCAATGTGGCATTAGAACAAGTCTCCAGTCCAGATTTTGACAATAGTGGCGTGGTCGATTTTCCCGATTTTTTGCTCTTTGTCGCCAAATTCGGGGCGCGTCAGGGCGATGATAAGTATGAAGATCGTTTTGATCTGGATGGCGATGGCGAGATCGGGTTCGATGATTTTTTGCATTTTGCCGCAAATTTTGGCAAAACAGTCGCGTCAAGTGGGGGGGCGACCCCGACAGTAGATAATAGGAAAATTCTCGGCTCGTTATTTATCTCAAAGGTATGGGCTGGGCATCCCGTTAGTTTTGACTTGTTGACTTATGGCGATGTACAATTTGTCGCATTTTACGATGCCGACCGCAAAATGACGGTTGGGATGAGAAATTTAGATGCAGAGACGTGGACATCTGAACAGCCCAGAGGTGTGTGGTTGGAAAATCGAGGCCGACTGTCGTCGGAAACCGGATGGGACACCCACAATTACCTGACCATGGCTATTGACACCGACGATCATATCCATCTGAGCGGGAATATGCATGTGGATCCGCTGATTTATTTTCGCACAACGCGGCCACTCGATGTGACGAGTTTTGAGCGCATTGATTCGATGGTGGGACAAAATGAAGATCGTTGCACTTATCCCGTGTTTATGCGCGGTCCCAATAATGAATTGATTTTCAGGTATCGAGACGGCAGTAGTGGCAATGCGGTTGAATTTTATAATATGTATGATGTTGAGACCAGAACATGGCGGCGGTTACACGATACGCCGTTATTGGATGGGTTAGGGCGGATGAATGCGTACGCGCGCAGTCCCCAGAAAGGTCCCGATAGAATGTTCCACATGATTTGGATGTGGCGCGACACACCCGATGCTGCAACCAATCACGATATCTCATATGCCCGCAGCCGTGACCTGGTCGCCTGGGAAACGGGTAGCGGCGATGCGTTGGATTTACCGATTACAATAGAAAGCGGTGCTATCGTCGATCCCGTGCCGCCGAGGGGAGGGATGATCAATATGACGCAGTCGCTGGGTTTTGATCATCAGAAACGCCCGGTGATCAGTTATCACAAGCACGACGAAAATGGATATACGCAAGCCTATTGTGCGCGATTGGAATACGGCGAATGGGTTGTGTACAAGGTGAGCAATTGGACCTATCGGTGGGAATTTGGAGGGGGTGGATCAATTATTGCAGAGATTCGGTTGGGTAGCGTAAATGTGGCATCCGATGGGGGTCTGAGTATGAGCTATATACATGTGAAAGAAGGACGGGGAATCTGGAAGCTGGATCCCCAAACCATGCAAGTGATCGGGACGTATCCGCCGCCCCCGAGTGCGATACCCAGGGAGTTGGCGCGCGTGACTTCTCAGTATCCGGGGATGAGGATCAATACGCGCTGGGCGCGGGGGTCGGGCACGAGGCCCGGCGAGCGATATCTCTTGCGCTGGGAAACGCTGGGGCGCAATCGAGACCTTCCACGAGAGGAGATCCCACCGCCGAGTGACTTGAGACTTTATATTCTTCCGAAGTGAAGATTAAGTTGTAAAAGCCCATTGGTTGCGTATATTTCAACGTGTGTAAAACCTTAACGGAGAATACTTTATGAAACGGCTCTATCTCGTGCGGCACGCCAAGTCGGATTGGAGTTATGTCGGGTTGGCTGATTTTGATCGTCCCCTGAATAAGCGCGGAAGAAGGGATTCGAAGCGCATGGGCAAATACCTGAAGCAGGCGTGGAAGGTCGAGCCAGATTACTTGTTGTGTAGCACGGCCAAGCGCGTGCGATCTACGGTCAAGCGGTTGCGCAAATCTCTCAACTTTTCCAAAAAACGGATTGCCTGGCACGAGCGCATTTATTCAGGGCACAGTGGAGATGTGCTGGATTTGATTCGACAGGTCGATAATCGGTATCGGGAGGTTATGGTAATAGGACACAACCCGGATATGACCGTATTGGTCAATGAACTAACGGGATCTGCTATCGCCAATGTGCCGACGTGTGGTGTCGCAGGTATTGATCTGCAGATTGATGATTGGTCAGATGCGGTATCGGGGGATCTGGTGTTTTTTGAGGTGCCAAAGTCGATTTGACGTGTCCGTAACTTATCCGAAACCTGGCTGTCACAGAATACGGATAACTTATTCTTCAGTCAGCTTCCGCGTGGGGGTCGGTTCTTTACTTGAGAATCGGCCCTCGTTTTTTTGGGGTCGGCCAAAAACTTTCTGGATCGCGGCTAAAACCCTGCCGCGATGACGATGAACAGGTCTGGACCTTCACGGGATGATGCGACCAGTTGTACTCGTCACGCCTGCAGGCTTGTAGCAGGCGTCCAGTTGCTTTTTTCTTTTCAATACGTTTCGGATACGTCGAGGACAGTGCTGGCGTCTGCCTCTTTAGTTGTATTGGAGTTTTTGATCTTTTCCTGGAGTTTTTCATAGAAGAGATCGCTGTCAACCGGGATATCCACCCAATAGTCTGTCCAGGCGGATAAGAGCATGGCATTGGCGAGTTCGACGCCTTTGATTCCCTCAACCCCAGGTGCGAGGAGGGGACTGCCCGTGCGTATGGCATCAACCCAGTTTTGCGTGATGCCGCGATGGGCTTCGCCGCTGCTGCCCGTGGGGATGTCGCATTTCCAGGATTCGGGGCTGCCAAAGCCGCCTTTGTATTCTTTGCAGAATTTGCTGACGGATTCGCGTGTGCGCCAGAAGGTGATGTTTCCACCTTCCATTACGACTTTGCCGCGATCGCCAGTGATTTCGAGACGGTTAGTGCCGGGGGCTTCACCCGTTGTGGTGATGAATACACCTGTTGCGCCATTTTCGTATTCCACGTAGGCGGTGACTTCGTCATCGACTTCGATATCGTGGTATTTGCCAAATCCGACAAATGCCCTGCATCGGGTAGGCATACCGCAAATCCATTGCCAGAGATCGAGGTTGTGCGGACACTGGTTCATTAAGACGCCGCCGCCTTCGCCTTCCCATGTCGCGCGCCAACCGCCTGAGTCGTAATAACTTTGCGAGCGGAACCAGGTGGTGATGATGTAGTTCGTACGCTGAATTTCGCCCAGATCACCCGATGCGACCAGGTCTTTGAGTTTTTGGTGCGCTCCTATGGTGCGCTGGTTGAACATGAG includes these proteins:
- a CDS encoding Gfo/Idh/MocA family oxidoreductase, encoding MDKVRIGIIGIGNMGSGHSLYLHPGEVSNAELTAICDIDPDRIKWARENLGENIRTFDSADDLMASGTVDAVIVATPHYLHPPLAIQAMNSGLHVLIEKPAGVYTKQVAEMNVVAEKSDRVFGLMFNQRTIGAHQKLKDLVASGDLGEIQRTNYIITTWFRSQSYYDSGGWRATWEGEGGGVLMNQCPHNLDLWQWICGMPTRCRAFVGFGKYHDIEVDDEVTAYVEYENGATGVFITTTGEAPGTNRLEITGDRGKVVMEGGNITFWRTRESVSKFCKEYKGGFGSPESWKCDIPTGSSGEAHRGITQNWVDAIRTGSPLLAPGVEGIKGVELANAMLLSAWTDYWVDIPVDSDLFYEKLQEKIKNSNTTKEADASTVLDVSETY
- a CDS encoding histidine phosphatase family protein yields the protein MKRLYLVRHAKSDWSYVGLADFDRPLNKRGRRDSKRMGKYLKQAWKVEPDYLLCSTAKRVRSTVKRLRKSLNFSKKRIAWHERIYSGHSGDVLDLIRQVDNRYREVMVIGHNPDMTVLVNELTGSAIANVPTCGVAGIDLQIDDWSDAVSGDLVFFEVPKSI